In Synechococcus sp. PCC 6312, one genomic interval encodes:
- a CDS encoding NAD(P)H-quinone oxidoreductase subunit F, whose product MAHFLLDTAWLIPSYPIMGMILSIFWSPGLIRLTGPRPAGYVNLIFSLFALIHSLLALPQAWQLPPQYLNFSWLNVAGLDLTLPLEISAVTIGACVVITGLNALAQVYAVGYLEMDWGWSRFFAMLAMFEAGMCALVLCNSLFFGYMILEILTLGTYLLVGVWYNQPLVVTGARDAFLTKRVGDLFLLMGVLAIYPLAGTWDFNGLATWAATANVDPALATLVGLGLLAGPMGKCAQFPLHLWLDEAMEGPLPSTILRNSVVVATGAWVLVKLQPVLALSPVVVTATIAIGALTAIGGTLISIAQIDVKRALSYTVSAYMGLIFIAVGTGQTQAALLLILTHALAQALLVMSSGSIVLNNITQDLTQLGGLWTRRPIVGISFLVGLAGLVALPPFGGFWALLQLTDGLWESHPVLVGIVLVVNALAAFAMTREFGLIFAGKPQPMTERSPENIWLITLPMTFVLGIVLHLPLILQSLDLLPSWAVLNKSLAFLLIWSTLLGAGLGAVVYVGQGIPKPIQLPWKKVQALFAYDLYTPQIYRSSIVFVVDWTSRIVDWFDRFIVDGVVNLVGIVSLFGGETLKYSNTGRGQAYIFTIVVGLTVFVAWITWRLLLP is encoded by the coding sequence ATGGCTCACTTTTTATTAGATACTGCTTGGCTGATCCCCAGCTATCCAATCATGGGGATGATCCTGTCGATTTTTTGGTCTCCTGGACTAATTCGGCTGACGGGGCCGAGGCCGGCGGGTTATGTCAACCTGATATTTTCACTGTTTGCGCTGATTCATAGTCTTTTGGCCTTACCCCAGGCCTGGCAACTTCCCCCCCAATACCTCAACTTTTCTTGGTTAAATGTGGCGGGACTAGATCTGACCTTACCCCTGGAAATCTCGGCAGTGACGATTGGGGCCTGTGTGGTGATTACGGGCTTAAATGCCTTGGCTCAAGTCTATGCGGTCGGCTACTTGGAAATGGACTGGGGCTGGTCACGATTCTTTGCGATGCTGGCTATGTTTGAGGCCGGGATGTGTGCCTTAGTTCTCTGTAACTCCCTATTTTTTGGCTACATGATTCTAGAAATTCTTACCCTGGGAACTTATCTTTTGGTGGGAGTTTGGTACAACCAGCCTTTAGTCGTGACCGGGGCGCGGGATGCCTTTTTAACAAAACGGGTGGGCGACCTCTTCTTATTGATGGGGGTATTGGCAATTTATCCCTTGGCCGGCACCTGGGACTTTAACGGTTTGGCCACTTGGGCCGCAACAGCCAATGTGGATCCGGCCTTAGCGACATTAGTAGGATTAGGACTACTGGCTGGGCCAATGGGGAAATGCGCCCAGTTTCCCTTGCATCTCTGGTTGGATGAAGCGATGGAGGGGCCGCTACCCAGTACGATTTTGCGGAATTCTGTGGTGGTGGCCACCGGGGCCTGGGTCTTAGTCAAATTACAGCCCGTCTTAGCCTTGTCTCCGGTTGTCGTCACCGCCACGATTGCCATTGGAGCTTTAACAGCGATTGGGGGAACCTTAATTTCCATTGCCCAAATTGACGTGAAGCGGGCTCTGTCCTATACCGTTAGTGCCTACATGGGGTTGATCTTCATTGCAGTCGGTACGGGACAAACCCAGGCCGCCTTGCTGTTAATTTTGACCCATGCTTTGGCCCAGGCCCTGTTGGTGATGAGTAGTGGTTCCATTGTCTTGAACAACATTACCCAAGACTTAACTCAACTGGGAGGACTCTGGACTCGCCGGCCGATTGTGGGGATTAGCTTTTTAGTGGGTCTAGCGGGTTTAGTGGCTCTACCGCCCTTTGGTGGCTTTTGGGCCCTGTTGCAACTTACTGATGGACTGTGGGAGTCACATCCGGTCTTAGTCGGGATTGTATTAGTCGTCAATGCGCTGGCGGCCTTTGCCATGACGCGGGAATTTGGCCTGATCTTTGCCGGAAAGCCCCAACCCATGACGGAACGCTCACCGGAAAATATCTGGTTAATTACCTTGCCGATGACGTTTGTGCTGGGAATTGTATTGCATTTGCCCTTGATTCTTCAGTCCCTCGATTTATTACCCAGTTGGGCTGTTCTCAACAAGAGTTTGGCTTTCCTGTTGATTTGGTCAACGTTGCTAGGGGCTGGACTGGGAGCCGTGGTGTATGTGGGGCAAGGTATTCCTAAGCCGATCCAACTGCCTTGGAAAAAAGTACAAGCCCTGTTTGCCTATGACCTCTATACCCCCCAAATCTATCGCTCCAGCATCGTCTTTGTGGTGGATTGGACTTCCCGGATTGTGGATTGGTTTGATCGCTTCATTGTTGATGGCGTGGTCAACTTGGTGGGGATCGTATCCTTATTCGGGGGTGAAACCTTGAAATACAGCAATACCGGTCGTGGACAAGCCTATATTTTTACGATTGTGGTGGGTTTAACCGTGTTTGTGGCCTGGATTACCTGGCGACTGTTACTCCCCTAA
- the map gene encoding type I methionyl aminopeptidase, giving the protein MNILTNFFSPANAPVQTRPRKGIEIKSRREIEIMRQASTIVATVLKEISELIKPGMTTADLDAYAEKRIRDMGATPSFKGYQGFPASICSCINHEVVHGIPSKRKMIRNGDIVKVDTGAYFNGFHGDSCITIAVGEVTPAAAKLVQVAEEALFKGIEQVKEGNYILDLAGAIQDHVEANGFVIVEDFTGHGVGRNLHEEPSVFNFRTNELKNVRLREGMTLAIEPILNAGSKNVRILGDRWTAVTVDNSLSAQFEHTVLVTKTGHEILTDRRGL; this is encoded by the coding sequence ATGAATATTTTGACGAACTTCTTCTCCCCCGCTAATGCCCCCGTCCAAACCCGGCCTCGCAAAGGCATCGAAATCAAATCCCGCCGGGAAATTGAGATCATGCGCCAGGCCTCGACCATTGTGGCCACCGTCCTCAAAGAAATTTCGGAACTAATTAAACCTGGCATGACCACCGCCGACCTCGATGCCTATGCCGAAAAACGCATCCGAGACATGGGCGCTACCCCCAGCTTTAAGGGCTATCAGGGATTTCCCGCTTCCATTTGCTCCTGCATCAATCATGAAGTGGTTCACGGCATTCCCAGCAAACGGAAAATGATTCGCAATGGGGATATTGTCAAAGTCGATACCGGGGCCTATTTCAATGGCTTTCACGGAGATTCCTGCATCACCATTGCCGTCGGAGAAGTTACACCCGCAGCCGCCAAACTTGTCCAAGTTGCTGAGGAAGCACTCTTTAAGGGGATTGAACAGGTCAAAGAGGGCAATTACATTCTCGACTTGGCCGGGGCGATTCAAGACCATGTGGAAGCTAACGGTTTTGTTATCGTAGAAGACTTTACAGGGCATGGGGTGGGGCGGAATCTCCACGAAGAACCCTCGGTGTTTAATTTCCGTACCAATGAGCTAAAAAATGTCCGCCTCCGGGAAGGAATGACCTTAGCCATCGAACCCATTCTCAATGCTGGCTCGAAAAATGTCCGCATCTTAGGGGATCGCTGGACGGCGGTGACGGTGGATAATTCTCTCTCGGCCCAGTTTGAACATACTGTCCTAGTCACCAAAACAGGCCACGAAATCCTTACAGATCGGCGGGGACTTTAG
- a CDS encoding phycobilisome rod-core linker polypeptide, protein MVVKASGGSLVARPQLYQTVPVSTIIQAEQQDRFLSRGELDELAVYLGSGSKRIDIATTLTRNSEIIVSRAANRIFVGGSPMAFLSRPAAEDTPKFTAGAVGKAIDMQEAMTLGTATYVDTRGGFLEGLRSVFSATGSGAAPAGFKPINIARYGPERMQKSLRDLDWFLRYTTYAIVAGDPNIIAVNTRGLREIIEAACSTDATIVALQEMQRAALSYFRGDKEAESIVGQYFEVLINEFVAPSPSDKVRQRPTTDAQGLQLPQIYFNAAERRPKYAMKPGLSSSEKTEVVKAAYRQIFERDITRAYSLGISDLESKVKNGSISMKEFVRRLAKSPLYRKNFYEPFINSRVIELAFRHILGRGPSSREEVQKYFSIISKGGLPALVDALVDSKEYSDYFGEETVPYLRGLGQEAQECRNWGAQQNLFKYSAPFRKVPQFITTFAAQDQPLPDQHVYGSGNDPLEIQFGAIFPKENRNPAANPQPFNKDTRRILINQGPGINNQLSNPAARGVAPGSLGPKVFKLDQLPSIDARIGKRTINTGGASVKFAESSTQAVIRATYLQVFGRDVYSGQRQKVAEIKLENGEITVREFVRLLAKSNLFRSLYWTPLYVTKAIEYIHRRLLGRPTYGRQEINKYFDIASKKGFYAVVDAILDTDEYSQAFGEGTVPYERYLTPAGVALRSLRLGSIGETGIKVEKEETPRFVELGEVTELRTAPAISFRANQGVSKQRQQTKVFKLTTLADKTNLDIVINAAYRQIFERDIAPYVIGNEFTVLESKLGNGEITLKEFIEGLGISSLYLKEFYTPYPNTKVIELGTKHFLGRAPLNQAEIRKYNQILASQGLKAFIATLVGSAEYAEAFGEDTVPYRRFPTLPAANFPNTEKLYNQLTKQNDAIVVPSFAPVKPSLDSSSLPLATQALAQIKALDRKGDPSLPRFIQLGRSFSNGDGQSVEVGVGTSRRRPARIYRSTIGASRSETDLVINAIYVQVMDVFSGQVPAQFRRSELESKLRNGEISVREFVRTLASSEIYRNRFYTPYPNTKVIEFLFRHLLGRAPATQAEIRQYNKILADQGLKAAVDVMVESPEYARFFGEDVVPYKRFPTLPAGNYLGSVQADTDLVKQSWSDLSPSLLGGQFSR, encoded by the coding sequence ATGGTTGTTAAGGCAAGTGGTGGAAGTTTGGTTGCCCGCCCGCAACTATATCAAACCGTCCCCGTTTCCACAATTATTCAAGCTGAGCAGCAAGATCGCTTTCTCAGTCGGGGAGAATTAGATGAACTCGCGGTCTATCTCGGTTCTGGCAGTAAACGTATTGATATTGCCACAACATTAACCCGCAACTCAGAAATTATTGTCTCCCGTGCCGCAAACCGAATTTTCGTGGGTGGGTCTCCCATGGCTTTTCTGTCTCGCCCAGCGGCTGAAGACACTCCGAAATTTACCGCTGGTGCAGTGGGTAAAGCCATTGATATGCAAGAGGCGATGACCCTAGGGACTGCCACCTATGTCGATACCCGGGGGGGGTTCTTAGAGGGATTGCGCTCTGTCTTTAGTGCCACGGGTAGCGGTGCTGCTCCAGCTGGCTTTAAACCCATCAATATTGCCCGCTATGGCCCAGAACGGATGCAGAAGTCTTTACGGGACTTGGATTGGTTCTTGCGCTATACCACCTATGCCATTGTGGCGGGTGATCCCAACATCATTGCAGTTAACACGCGGGGATTGCGGGAAATCATTGAAGCGGCCTGTTCGACAGATGCAACGATTGTGGCCCTCCAGGAAATGCAACGGGCGGCCTTGAGCTATTTCCGTGGCGACAAAGAGGCCGAAAGTATTGTCGGGCAGTACTTTGAAGTTCTGATCAATGAGTTTGTGGCCCCTTCTCCTTCGGACAAAGTCCGGCAACGGCCAACCACCGATGCCCAAGGCTTACAACTGCCCCAGATTTACTTCAATGCTGCCGAGCGTCGCCCCAAATATGCGATGAAGCCCGGCCTATCCAGCAGTGAAAAAACCGAAGTCGTTAAAGCGGCCTATCGGCAAATTTTTGAGCGGGACATTACTCGGGCCTACAGCTTGGGAATTTCTGATCTCGAATCCAAGGTGAAAAATGGCAGCATTTCCATGAAGGAATTTGTTCGCCGTCTCGCCAAGTCGCCGTTGTATCGGAAAAACTTTTACGAGCCGTTTATCAACAGCCGGGTGATTGAGTTAGCCTTCCGGCATATTCTCGGGCGGGGGCCATCGAGTCGGGAAGAGGTGCAGAAGTATTTCTCGATTATTTCTAAAGGTGGGTTGCCGGCCCTCGTGGATGCGCTGGTGGATTCCAAAGAGTACAGCGACTACTTTGGTGAGGAGACGGTGCCTTACCTGCGGGGCCTGGGTCAGGAAGCCCAAGAATGCCGCAACTGGGGGGCCCAACAAAACTTGTTTAAATACAGTGCCCCGTTCCGGAAAGTTCCCCAATTTATCACCACCTTTGCGGCCCAAGATCAGCCCTTACCGGATCAGCACGTTTATGGCTCTGGGAATGATCCCCTAGAGATTCAATTTGGGGCCATCTTCCCAAAAGAAAACCGCAATCCGGCGGCAAATCCCCAACCCTTCAATAAAGACACCCGCCGGATTTTGATCAATCAGGGGCCGGGAATTAATAACCAACTGAGTAATCCTGCTGCCCGTGGTGTGGCTCCTGGCTCCCTTGGTCCCAAGGTCTTTAAGCTGGATCAACTCCCCAGTATTGATGCCCGAATTGGCAAACGCACCATCAACACCGGTGGGGCCAGTGTCAAATTTGCCGAAAGCTCTACCCAGGCCGTGATTCGGGCCACCTACTTACAAGTCTTTGGTCGGGATGTCTATTCTGGACAACGGCAAAAAGTTGCGGAAATCAAACTGGAAAATGGCGAGATCACAGTGCGGGAATTTGTCCGGCTGTTGGCCAAGTCCAATCTGTTCCGCAGTCTCTACTGGACACCGCTATACGTCACCAAAGCTATTGAGTATATCCATCGGCGGTTATTGGGTCGGCCTACTTACGGTCGTCAGGAGATCAACAAATACTTCGATATTGCCTCTAAGAAAGGGTTCTATGCCGTTGTGGATGCCATCCTTGATACGGATGAATACAGCCAGGCCTTCGGCGAAGGTACGGTTCCCTACGAGCGGTACTTAACTCCGGCCGGTGTGGCATTGCGTTCCTTGCGCTTGGGTTCCATTGGTGAAACCGGGATCAAGGTTGAGAAGGAAGAAACACCCCGCTTTGTGGAATTGGGTGAAGTTACGGAACTGCGGACGGCCCCAGCCATTTCCTTCCGGGCCAACCAAGGGGTTTCCAAACAACGGCAGCAAACCAAAGTCTTCAAGCTCACCACTCTGGCGGATAAGACCAATCTGGATATTGTCATCAATGCGGCCTATCGGCAAATCTTTGAGCGGGACATTGCCCCCTATGTGATTGGAAATGAATTTACGGTGCTCGAATCCAAGTTGGGCAACGGCGAAATTACCCTGAAGGAGTTCATCGAGGGCCTGGGAATTTCCAGCCTCTATCTCAAGGAGTTCTACACCCCCTATCCCAACACCAAGGTGATTGAATTGGGCACGAAGCACTTCCTGGGTCGCGCCCCCCTCAACCAGGCCGAGATTCGCAAATATAACCAAATTTTAGCGAGCCAAGGATTAAAAGCCTTTATCGCCACCTTGGTCGGGAGTGCAGAATATGCTGAGGCCTTTGGCGAAGATACGGTTCCCTATCGCCGCTTCCCCACTTTGCCCGCGGCCAACTTCCCCAACACCGAGAAGCTCTATAACCAACTGACGAAGCAGAACGATGCCATTGTTGTGCCCAGTTTTGCCCCGGTCAAGCCAAGTTTAGATAGTAGCAGCTTGCCCTTAGCAACCCAGGCCCTGGCCCAGATCAAAGCCTTAGATCGCAAAGGAGATCCCAGCCTACCCCGGTTCATCCAACTGGGTCGTTCCTTCAGTAACGGGGATGGGCAATCCGTAGAAGTTGGAGTTGGGACTAGCCGCCGCCGCCCCGCCCGGATTTATCGCTCTACCATAGGAGCCTCTCGCTCGGAAACGGATTTGGTGATCAACGCCATCTATGTCCAAGTCATGGATGTCTTTAGTGGTCAGGTGCCGGCCCAGTTCCGCCGCTCGGAGTTGGAAAGCAAGTTACGCAACGGGGAAATTTCAGTGCGGGAATTTGTGCGGACATTGGCGAGTTCCGAAATTTACCGGAATCGCTTCTATACGCCCTATCCCAATACCAAAGTGATTGAGTTCCTGTTCCGGCATTTGTTGGGACGTGCCCCCGCCACCCAGGCCGAGATTCGTCAGTACAATAAAATCCTTGCCGATCAAGGTCTCAAGGCAGCAGTGGATGTGATGGTAGAAAGCCCTGAATATGCCCGCTTCTTCGGTGAGGATGTTGTACCCTATAAACGCTTCCCTACCTTGCCTGCGGGTAATTATCTGGGCAGTGTCCAGGCCGATACGGATTTGGTCAAGCAATCTTGGTCGGATCTATCTCCTTCCTTGTTGGGTGGGCAGTTTAGCCGTTAA
- a CDS encoding permease gives MDVVSQFQSGYTLFLSLLVEAIPFLLLGVLLSGLLLLFVDERRLVALMPRNALAGALAGSLMGFMFPVCECGNVPVARRLLAQGVPTSVAMGFLLAAPTINPIVIWATWVAFRDQPEIVVLRILFTLVIATVVGAVFSVQKDLAPFLQPAMNAIVPQGKTALASPLLRGGTYWLDQPGQPVAADTLALTLAPPAPATLSWSARLPLLLDNTIQELRELGGILILGSLIAAIVQVAVPRDVVLGLGQGPIISVVTMMILGAVISICSTVDAFFALAFAATFTPGSLLAFLVLGPMVDLKGIGLLLTIFRPRALIYIFAIVAQLTFFFCLFVNLRWS, from the coding sequence ATGGATGTAGTCAGCCAATTTCAAAGCGGTTATACGCTGTTTCTAAGTTTGCTAGTGGAAGCCATTCCCTTTTTACTATTGGGAGTGTTGCTGTCGGGGTTATTGCTCCTCTTTGTGGATGAACGCCGCCTTGTGGCTTTAATGCCTCGCAATGCCTTGGCCGGGGCCTTGGCAGGCAGTTTGATGGGGTTTATGTTCCCGGTCTGTGAATGTGGCAATGTCCCTGTGGCCCGGCGATTATTGGCCCAAGGTGTGCCGACTTCTGTGGCGATGGGGTTTCTCTTAGCCGCCCCGACCATCAATCCAATTGTGATTTGGGCCACGTGGGTTGCCTTTCGGGATCAACCAGAAATTGTCGTCTTGCGTATTCTCTTTACCCTGGTGATTGCGACGGTTGTTGGGGCTGTGTTCAGCGTCCAAAAAGACTTGGCACCGTTTCTGCAACCTGCCATGAATGCCATTGTTCCCCAGGGTAAAACTGCCTTGGCCAGCCCACTGTTACGGGGGGGAACCTACTGGTTAGATCAACCGGGTCAACCCGTCGCAGCCGATACCTTAGCTTTAACCTTAGCCCCACCAGCTCCAGCCACCCTCAGTTGGTCAGCCCGTTTGCCTCTGCTTTTGGACAACACCATTCAAGAGTTGCGGGAGTTGGGAGGAATTTTGATTCTGGGGAGTTTGATTGCCGCCATTGTCCAGGTAGCAGTCCCGCGGGACGTTGTGTTGGGCTTAGGCCAGGGGCCAATTATTTCCGTTGTGACCATGATGATTTTAGGGGCTGTAATTTCCATTTGTTCTACAGTGGATGCCTTTTTTGCCTTAGCCTTTGCAGCCACCTTTACCCCCGGTTCTCTATTGGCATTCCTTGTCCTCGGGCCGATGGTTGATCTCAAGGGTATTGGCCTGTTATTAACTATTTTTCGCCCGCGGGCCCTCATTTATATCTTTGCGATTGTTGCCCAACTTACTTTTTTCTTCTGTCTATTCGTTAATTTGCGCTGGAGTTAA
- a CDS encoding cell division protein FtsQ/DivIB, with protein MPSSKVTAIDSIQQRRKQLKNQKRLRSLANIWRTGVLMGLTGSLAWGLTLPDWMIHQPSQVTIIGHKLLKTEAIQALLPVRYPQSLLRLNPQGIIQGLEATLPVQRVTIARHLFPPTLIVGIDERLPVAMVLCERCRIKSPANLEQGPASIWMLDAQGLVAPRTSYVNDQLQSPASYPKLRGYFVPSQAGSRSIMEIDPQRQKEWQTLFPLVAGLDMDVKEIDWQNPRNIILQTRFGPVHLGAYSPRLPAQLAALKRLEQLPQYLNPQQLVYIDLVNPDEPLLQMKTTVVRPNQSKPNQARNSPPTPSSPSPTPSFATPIPLRSP; from the coding sequence GTGCCGTCTTCTAAAGTAACTGCCATTGACTCGATTCAACAGCGGCGCAAACAGTTAAAAAACCAAAAACGGCTGCGAAGTTTAGCCAATATCTGGCGCACGGGTGTATTGATGGGGCTAACGGGTAGCTTGGCTTGGGGCTTAACTTTACCGGATTGGATGATTCATCAACCCAGCCAAGTCACCATTATTGGTCATAAACTCCTCAAAACCGAGGCGATCCAGGCCCTTTTGCCCGTGAGGTATCCCCAATCCTTGCTGAGGCTTAACCCCCAAGGGATTATCCAAGGCCTAGAAGCCACATTACCGGTGCAGCGGGTGACCATTGCGCGCCATTTGTTTCCGCCGACCCTGATTGTTGGGATTGATGAGCGTTTGCCAGTGGCGATGGTGCTCTGTGAGCGTTGTCGAATTAAAAGTCCTGCCAACTTGGAACAGGGCCCAGCCAGTATTTGGATGTTAGATGCCCAAGGCCTAGTCGCTCCTCGCACCAGTTACGTCAATGATCAACTCCAATCCCCGGCCAGCTATCCCAAACTCCGGGGCTATTTTGTCCCGAGCCAGGCTGGTTCTCGCTCAATCATGGAAATTGACCCCCAACGGCAAAAGGAATGGCAAACCCTGTTCCCTCTCGTAGCTGGCCTGGATATGGATGTCAAGGAAATTGATTGGCAAAATCCCCGCAATATCATTCTGCAAACTCGTTTTGGCCCCGTGCATTTAGGAGCCTATAGCCCCCGTCTGCCGGCCCAACTGGCGGCCTTGAAGCGCCTTGAACAACTCCCCCAATACCTCAATCCCCAGCAACTGGTTTACATTGACTTAGTTAATCCCGATGAACCCCTACTCCAAATGAAAACCACCGTTGTCCGTCCCAACCAGAGCAAGCCTAACCAGGCCAGGAATTCACCGCCCACCCCCTCATCTCCAAGCCCAACCCCCAGTTTTGCCACCCCCATTCCCCTGAGGAGTCCTTAA
- a CDS encoding TIGR03943 family protein: protein MQMFPVISKQWYRQEWVTVLALGLWGILFLVFWLWGRLGLLIHPNYFPLAIISGFILLGIAIAQARRLAKKQVMPLQHLSLLPPSWMSWLLVVTALIGLFITPRPFNSDTAVHRGLGDGLTVTRNKPQAFRANTPPEQRTLVDWVRTLDIYPEPDAYGGLPVDVEGFAVHPASFPDDTLTLARFVITCCAADAYPVGLAVKLPQPRAQYPADQWYRVKGRMITATLDGQRQLTIQAREIIPIPQPDNPFAT, encoded by the coding sequence ATGCAGATGTTCCCAGTTATTTCTAAACAGTGGTATCGCCAAGAATGGGTGACGGTTCTGGCTCTGGGCCTGTGGGGGATTTTGTTTCTGGTCTTTTGGCTTTGGGGACGGCTGGGACTGCTAATCCATCCCAACTATTTTCCTTTGGCTATTATTTCGGGCTTTATTCTCCTAGGGATTGCGATTGCCCAGGCCCGCCGGTTGGCCAAAAAACAGGTCATGCCCCTCCAGCATCTTTCCCTCCTGCCGCCAAGCTGGATGAGTTGGTTACTGGTGGTAACGGCCCTGATTGGCTTGTTCATTACGCCGCGCCCCTTTAACAGTGATACGGCGGTGCATCGGGGCCTGGGAGACGGCCTGACTGTGACGCGCAATAAACCCCAGGCCTTTCGGGCCAATACCCCTCCAGAACAGCGTACCCTCGTGGATTGGGTCAGAACCTTGGATATTTACCCGGAACCCGATGCTTATGGGGGTTTACCCGTGGATGTGGAAGGATTTGCCGTCCATCCTGCTAGTTTTCCCGATGACACCCTGACCCTGGCTCGGTTTGTGATTACCTGTTGCGCTGCCGATGCTTACCCGGTCGGCCTGGCGGTCAAACTCCCCCAACCCCGGGCCCAATATCCAGCCGACCAGTGGTATCGCGTCAAAGGACGAATGATCACCGCAACCCTTGATGGACAACGACAACTGACAATCCAGGCCCGAGAAATCATCCCGATCCCTCAACCCGATAATCCCTTTGCAACCTGA
- the folB gene encoding dihydroneopterin aldolase: protein MDCIYLPGQRYYGYTGALPEEQILGQWFQVDLKLWLDLEPAIQTDDLNQALDYRDVIAQIKHLFTSQRFTLVETLAGEIAALGLEFPQVQAVEVHLTKLAPPIPDYTGQITIQIRRNRPAPPSSEN, encoded by the coding sequence ATGGATTGTATTTATCTCCCAGGCCAACGCTATTACGGCTACACAGGCGCGCTCCCCGAAGAACAAATTTTGGGGCAATGGTTTCAAGTAGATCTAAAACTGTGGCTCGACTTAGAACCGGCCATCCAAACCGATGATCTCAACCAGGCCCTCGACTACCGCGATGTAATTGCCCAAATTAAACATCTCTTTACCAGCCAACGCTTTACCTTAGTCGAAACACTCGCCGGAGAAATTGCCGCCCTTGGCCTGGAATTTCCGCAAGTCCAAGCCGTTGAAGTTCATCTCACCAAACTCGCCCCGCCCATTCCCGATTACACCGGCCAGATCACGATTCAAATTCGCCGGAACCGCCCCGCCCCCCCCAGTTCTGAAAATTGA
- a CDS encoding SDR family oxidoreductase, whose amino-acid sequence MNRLVDKVALISGAARGIGAAIAEAFIAEGAVVYLTDIQDQLGLETARNLGERAIYCPLDVREASDWQRVTQQILTEQGQLHVVVNNAGITGFEAGLIPHDPENVALEDWRAVHATNLDGVFLGCKFGIKAMRQSQSKGAIINISSRSGLVGIPGAAAYASSKAAVRNHSKTVALYCAEQGLDITCNTILPAAILTPMWEPLLGIGPDRQKRMAALVSDCPLKRFGQPAEVAAVAVLMASDECRYLNGAEITIDGGILAGAVAAPTADK is encoded by the coding sequence ATGAATAGATTAGTGGACAAGGTGGCGTTAATTTCGGGGGCAGCGCGGGGGATTGGAGCGGCCATTGCTGAGGCATTTATTGCTGAAGGAGCCGTAGTTTATCTCACGGATATTCAGGATCAATTGGGACTGGAAACAGCTCGAAATTTAGGCGAACGTGCCATTTACTGCCCCTTGGATGTGCGAGAAGCAAGCGATTGGCAACGGGTAACGCAGCAGATTTTAACGGAGCAGGGGCAATTGCATGTCGTCGTTAATAATGCTGGGATCACAGGGTTTGAGGCTGGGTTGATTCCCCATGATCCAGAAAATGTTGCTTTAGAGGATTGGCGGGCCGTTCATGCCACAAATTTAGATGGGGTGTTTTTGGGCTGTAAGTTCGGGATCAAAGCCATGCGTCAGTCCCAATCGAAAGGGGCGATTATTAATATCTCCTCAAGGTCTGGCCTGGTGGGTATTCCTGGGGCCGCTGCCTATGCCTCTTCCAAAGCTGCAGTGCGCAATCACAGTAAAACCGTTGCTCTCTACTGTGCCGAACAGGGCTTGGATATTACCTGCAACACAATTCTACCCGCGGCAATTTTAACGCCGATGTGGGAACCCCTTTTGGGTATTGGCCCTGATCGCCAAAAGAGAATGGCAGCGCTGGTCAGTGATTGTCCCCTGAAGCGCTTTGGTCAGCCTGCTGAAGTTGCTGCTGTGGCGGTGTTAATGGCTAGTGATGAATGTCGTTATCTGAATGGAGCAGAAATTACAATTGATGGAGGAATCCTAGCTGGAGCCGTTGCTGCTCCCACTGCCGATAAGTAA
- a CDS encoding BolA family protein: protein MITPEQLTQLIQTQLPDAVVAVEDLTGGGDHYQATVVSESFIGKRLVQQHQMVYGCLTTVMATNELHALALKTLTPQEWSGQA, encoded by the coding sequence ATGATTACTCCCGAGCAACTCACCCAACTGATTCAAACTCAACTCCCCGATGCTGTAGTAGCGGTAGAAGACTTAACGGGTGGTGGCGATCACTACCAGGCCACGGTGGTTTCTGAGTCTTTTATTGGCAAACGCTTAGTTCAACAGCATCAAATGGTCTATGGTTGCTTAACAACGGTCATGGCCACCAATGAACTCCATGCCTTAGCCCTGAAAACCCTCACGCCTCAGGAATGGTCTGGGCAAGCCTAA